One part of the Aliivibrio fischeri ATCC 7744 = JCM 18803 = DSM 507 genome encodes these proteins:
- a CDS encoding IS4 family transposase has protein sequence MSEFSRELQLTAEFHLPESMDSFRKNIPIEWISEAVNQTGRAAIRKRRFPAEQAVWLVLGIGLMRNRSISDVCDKLELAFPDAKGELPPLATSSIVKARQRIGYEPLRYLFHTTASKWETEESPDLVCGLKLMSVDGTQFKTPETKDNQKLGYATGKATFPSVLAVTLMSTRTHLISDAAFGPITNSEISYAQQLVGSAPNNSLTLFDRGFMSAELFESWRNAGKNTHWLTPIKSKFRYDVLEEFSDYDKLIKMPVSPDAKQKYPHLGDSWQARLVLIPEPKGEIKGFITSLECPVTYPLKDIVEIYWERWEIEQGYGELKQGQLNNQAVLRSLKIEGIYQELWGILISYNLVRLEMKRMADFHKMEPLRISFINALRLIQDEFLWCSGRTPGTVPKKLKNLRESGKRLILPKKRKRKPFPRQVLYKAPRYPYKKRATSC, from the coding sequence ATGTCTGAGTTTTCTCGTGAATTACAATTAACTGCAGAATTTCACCTTCCTGAATCTATGGATTCATTTCGGAAAAATATTCCTATTGAGTGGATTTCAGAAGCCGTTAACCAAACTGGTCGCGCCGCTATCAGAAAGCGCAGATTTCCTGCTGAACAAGCTGTTTGGTTAGTGCTTGGAATTGGCTTAATGCGTAACCGCTCCATTAGCGATGTTTGTGATAAATTAGAATTAGCCTTCCCTGATGCTAAAGGGGAGCTCCCTCCCTTGGCCACAAGTAGTATCGTAAAAGCTAGACAGCGTATTGGTTATGAACCATTACGTTACCTATTTCATACCACTGCGAGTAAATGGGAGACAGAAGAATCGCCTGATTTAGTTTGTGGACTTAAACTCATGAGCGTTGACGGGACTCAATTTAAAACCCCTGAAACTAAGGATAACCAAAAGCTAGGCTACGCGACAGGTAAGGCTACATTTCCTTCAGTTCTTGCTGTTACCCTCATGTCTACACGCACCCACCTTATTTCAGATGCTGCTTTTGGACCAATAACCAATAGTGAAATATCTTATGCACAACAATTAGTTGGCTCCGCTCCAAATAATTCATTAACTCTTTTTGACCGTGGTTTTATGTCCGCTGAACTTTTTGAATCATGGCGTAATGCAGGAAAAAATACTCATTGGTTAACTCCAATAAAAAGTAAATTTAGGTACGACGTTTTAGAAGAGTTTTCAGACTACGATAAACTGATTAAAATGCCAGTTTCGCCTGATGCAAAACAGAAATATCCTCACCTCGGAGATAGCTGGCAAGCTCGTTTAGTTTTAATACCTGAGCCGAAAGGAGAGATCAAAGGGTTTATTACTTCATTAGAGTGTCCTGTGACTTATCCATTGAAAGATATTGTTGAAATTTACTGGGAACGATGGGAAATAGAACAAGGTTATGGTGAATTAAAACAAGGTCAACTTAACAATCAAGCAGTGCTTAGAAGCTTGAAAATAGAAGGAATATATCAAGAGTTATGGGGGATTTTGATTTCTTATAACCTCGTTCGTCTAGAAATGAAAAGAATGGCCGATTTTCATAAAATGGAACCATTAAGAATAAGCTTTATTAATGCGTTAAGGCTAATCCAAGATGAGTTCCTGTGGTGTTCAGGGCGAACACCAGGAACAGTGCCCAAGAAGCTGAAAAATCTACGAGAAAGCGGAAAGCGTCTAATCCTGCCAAAGAAAAGAAAGCGAAAACCATTTCCGCGACAAGTGCTTTATAAAGCACCGCGCTACCCTTATAAAAAAAGAGCCACTAGCTGTTAA
- a CDS encoding methyl-accepting chemotaxis protein — protein sequence MKLKNQSYVLATIIFCSLILMTATGLWTLRVASTIDNKSRVTEIFQTTYNLITNMENMVEEGKIEEAKAKELTITILRNNIYKDNEYVYVADENLTFLAAPLDPQLHDTSFHEFRDSEGRSVGQILENAINQNPNGMAEYTWSLKMPDGSIDKKLSIAEKTHKWNWIVGTGIGETEVNERFWATAQWQFGLAFIIASLILSILMIAIKRMLALLGGEPHDVRSAIQTVAAGQIVTQFETKAPEGSIYQAVQTMNLSLAELVEHLTQSMIALKDELSDVHSRSGTVSQLTEDQHQSTEMIATAITEMASSANNVAESAQQTAINTDNADKQSVRTQELINATVSNIEGLAEQLSTASTAVAELDNEVNSIVKVLDVIGDIAEQTNLLALNAAIEAARAGEQGRGFAVVADEVRNLAGRTQGSTKEIQQMISNLQEGSHNAISTMEVCAETSKSTVSESKNASDALQQIVTALETISSMSHQIASASEEQKYVSEDITQRVNIIEESGQQLAKVVADSQNSTQTLTELADDLETWLNKFQVKH from the coding sequence ATGAAGCTAAAAAACCAATCTTACGTTCTGGCTACCATCATTTTTTGTTCTCTTATATTAATGACAGCAACAGGCTTATGGACTTTACGAGTTGCTAGTACAATAGATAACAAATCTCGAGTAACTGAGATTTTTCAAACTACCTATAACTTAATTACCAATATGGAGAATATGGTAGAAGAAGGAAAGATTGAAGAAGCAAAAGCAAAAGAACTTACTATTACTATATTACGTAATAACATTTATAAAGATAATGAATACGTTTATGTTGCTGATGAAAACTTAACTTTTCTTGCTGCACCTTTAGATCCTCAGCTACACGACACAAGTTTTCATGAATTTAGAGATAGTGAAGGTCGTAGCGTAGGACAAATTTTAGAAAATGCCATTAATCAAAATCCAAATGGTATGGCTGAATATACTTGGTCCTTAAAAATGCCAGATGGCAGTATTGATAAAAAGCTATCTATTGCTGAAAAAACACATAAATGGAATTGGATTGTCGGTACTGGTATTGGCGAAACAGAAGTAAATGAACGCTTTTGGGCAACAGCACAATGGCAATTCGGATTGGCTTTTATCATTGCTAGCTTAATACTTAGTATTTTAATGATTGCAATTAAGCGTATGCTTGCACTGCTTGGTGGCGAACCTCACGATGTACGCTCTGCAATTCAAACAGTTGCAGCTGGGCAAATCGTCACTCAATTTGAGACTAAAGCTCCTGAAGGTAGTATTTATCAAGCAGTTCAAACAATGAACCTTTCTTTAGCTGAACTTGTTGAGCATTTAACCCAATCAATGATTGCATTGAAAGACGAGTTATCTGATGTACATTCTCGTTCAGGTACCGTAAGTCAACTAACTGAAGATCAGCACCAATCAACAGAAATGATTGCTACAGCTATAACTGAAATGGCATCTTCTGCAAACAACGTAGCAGAATCAGCACAGCAAACAGCTATCAATACAGATAATGCAGACAAACAAAGTGTACGTACACAAGAGTTAATTAATGCTACCGTATCAAACATTGAAGGTTTAGCTGAACAATTAAGTACTGCAAGTACAGCCGTAGCTGAGCTAGATAATGAAGTAAATAGTATTGTTAAAGTGCTAGATGTAATTGGTGATATTGCTGAACAAACAAACTTATTAGCATTAAACGCAGCAATTGAAGCAGCACGAGCAGGTGAGCAAGGACGTGGGTTTGCTGTTGTTGCAGATGAAGTTCGTAACCTTGCAGGCCGAACTCAAGGCAGCACTAAAGAAATTCAGCAAATGATTTCTAACCTTCAAGAAGGTTCACATAATGCTATTTCTACTATGGAAGTATGTGCTGAAACGAGTAAGAGCACAGTATCTGAATCTAAAAATGCTTCTGATGCTTTACAACAAATTGTAACGGCTCTTGAAACTATCTCTAGCATGAGCCATCAGATAGCAAGTGCATCTGAAGAGCAAAAATACGTTAGTGAAGATATTACACAGCGAGTGAATATCATTGAAGAAAGTGGTCAACAACTAGCGAAAGTTGTCGCTGATAGCCAAAACAGCACTCAAACATTAACAGAACTTGCTGATGACCTTGAGACTTGGTTAAATAAATTCCAAGTTAAACATTAA